A region from the Eptesicus fuscus isolate TK198812 chromosome 1, DD_ASM_mEF_20220401, whole genome shotgun sequence genome encodes:
- the LOC129149386 gene encoding melanoma-associated antigen 8-like yields MSELGNLEEDHQDPREMPDLVAEELFWAMHEEEEDEEAVSLSSSLSSSPSVVFIESLEEVAAAETPSPPQSPQVSCPSLHALATFPWSHPEDESSSSHEEEGPNTEGGPEDDGDTLLQKALHSKMMEMVEFLLVKYRTKEPTTKAEMQSSVIKEYHEHFPEIFSAATEVMKLVFGVVVEKVDPSAHTYVMVTALGLTYDGMVSDGNRYPNTGLLVTLLRVIAVEGDCAPEEKVWEALNVLGVHDGKVHWMYGEPRELITKIWVQEQYLVYRQVPNSDPPCYEFLWGPRAHTETTTSQALSFVLRVNDRDPRSLPFLPEGPECNENPCA; encoded by the coding sequence ATGAGTGAGCTCGGCAATCTTGAGGAAGACCATCAGGACCCAAGGGAGATGCCCGACCTGGTGGCAGAGGAGCTCTTCTGGGCTATgcacgaggaggaggaggatgaagaggctgtgtctctctcctcctctctgtcttcctcccccTCAGTCGTGTTTATAGAAAGCCTAGAGGAGGTGGCTGCTGCTGAGACACCAAGTCCTCCCCAGAGTCCTCAggtttcctgcccctccctccatgccTTGGCAACCTTTCCATGGAGCCATCCTGAAGATGAGAGCTCCAGCAGCCACGAGGAGGAGGGTCCAAACACTGAGGGAGGCCCTGAAGATGATGGCGATACCTTGCTCCAAAAAGCACTGCATTCAAAGATGATGGAAATGGTGGAGTTCCTGCTCGTGAAATATCGCACAAAGGAGCCAACAACCAAGGCAGAAATGCAGAGTAGTGTCATCAAAGAGTACCATGAGCACTTCCCTGAGATCTTCAGTGCAGCCACTGAGGTCATGAAGCTGGTTTTTGGTGTAGTTGTGGAGAAAGTCGACCCGAGTGCCCACACCTATGTAATGGTCACCGCCTTGGGGCTCACCTATGACGGAATGGTGAGCGATGGGAACAGATATCCCAACACTGGCCTCCTCGTCACACTTCTGAGGGTGATTGCTGTGGAGGGTGATTGTGCTCCTGAGGAGAAAGTCTGGGAAGCACTGAATGTTTTAGGGGTGCATGATGGGAAGGTGCATTGGATGTATGGGGAGCCCAGGGAGCTCATCACTAAAATTTGGGTGCAGGAACAGTACCTGGTGTATAGACAGGTGCCCAATAGCGATCCTCCATGCTATGAGTTcctgtggggtcccagggccCACACAGAGACCACGACATCGCAAGCCCTTAGCTTTGTGCTCAGGGTTAATGACAGAGATCCCCGTTCTCTCCCATTCCTGCCTGAAGGGCCTGAGTGTAATGAGAACCCATGTGCCTGA